A portion of the Sabethes cyaneus chromosome 3, idSabCyanKW18_F2, whole genome shotgun sequence genome contains these proteins:
- the LOC128743641 gene encoding uncharacterized protein LOC128743641, giving the protein MDDQAATNQQHLEQNNNVVSQNDGAVGGGLEPLPGDENFSPLSESDICNYWSEEEFDRDPHRALFYDAYRSTTASPDLDDDEVEAERPGEKKPLSLMDDYELWDYMDEETLKKRLKNHPELLEQITRKRKRMAELEENDGDDDDLCAVMQRSAKVSKYSEHTTVC; this is encoded by the exons AT GGATGACCAAGCAGCAACCAATCAACAACACTTGGAACAAAACAATAATGTAGTCAGTCAGAATGACGGCGCCGTTGGTGGCGGATTAGAACCCTTGCCGGGGGATGAAAATTTTTCTCCATTGTCTGAGTCAGATATCTGTAACTACTGGTCAGAAGAGGAATTCGATCGGGACCCTCATAGAGCTTTATTTTACGATGCGTATCGCTCTACAACGGCCTCCCCCGACCTTGACGATGACGAAGTCGAAGCCGAGCGGCCCGGAGAAAAGAAGCCACTATCTCTGATGGATGACTATGAACTGTGGGACTACATGGACGAAGAGACGCTCAAGAAGCGACTGAAAAATCATCCGGAGCTGCTGGAACAAATCACTAGAAAGCGGAAACGAATGGCGGAACTTGAAGAAAATGATGGCGATGATGACGACCTGTGCGCTGTCATGCAACGCAGTGCAAAAGTGTCCAAATATAGCGAGCACACGACAGTTTGCTAG
- the LOC128740390 gene encoding uncharacterized protein LOC128740390 has protein sequence MKCLIATTVVLNLLLCLFITPGITEEESTDQVSIIAEQEEQTVPAQDEAMSAGSEPTTLGDIDSEDVNTESTVGISGVNIIIAPKVCPKGQKLDHRGVCRKISNF, from the exons ATGAAGTGCTTGATTGCGACCACCGTAGTTTTGAATCTGCTTTTATGTTTATTCATCACTCCAGGCATCACCGAAGAGGAATCGACGGACCAAGTTTCGATTATTGCCGAACAGGAGGAGCAAACGGTACCAGCCCAGGATGAAGCCATGTCCGCTGGTAGCGAACCAACAACCTTGGGTGACATCGATAGCGAAGATGTCAATACGGAGTCTACCGTTGGAATAAGT GGAGTTAACATAATTATTGCACCGAAAGTTTGCCCGAAGGGTCAGAAACTCGATCATCGGGGTGTATGTCGCAAAATATCAAATTTTTAA